A window of the Neofelis nebulosa isolate mNeoNeb1 chromosome 13, mNeoNeb1.pri, whole genome shotgun sequence genome harbors these coding sequences:
- the MKI67 gene encoding proliferation marker protein Ki-67 isoform X1 has translation MGPTGRLVTIKRSGADGPHFPLSLSTCWFGRGIECDIRIQLPVVSKQHCKIEINGQEAMLFNFSSTNPTQVNGSTIDGPVQLKHGDVITVVDRSFRYENESHKDGRKSTEFLGQRRKQESLHRVSRSSLSSDPDGKLRDSDARSRASEDSVSGKPLKNVQAAGTVSGGCEDWVASRTPNVVRPSELAGGNSRNTTDATGRDSKEDFSITLASCKGDLKPLPSPRGLENGANNESPFKKLYESMKEELDAKSEKGDVLQSGKKSGTRSHRPPEKEYSGGLQGGTQVPGSLKSRPRSGRSTQMKADPALGEQGISQTEDRRQGEEVVETPKETRSPIVPPEMTATKTLAQRSPQTSRKRQHEDMTVAGGSASVNLDQKEGFRTDNKTFTPRKSLTRNQTPAKVENADNFGDTPENLFSKRRRSIPTSVDILTPEPETQNHAILAPLPVQVERKIPNSSVHQPEKAGTSVGRMHSALPGRSSVDTSNFGESINKTEGTPLKRRRVSFGGRLKPELFDENLPPNTPLKRGETPRRSLVSHTPPVLKKIIKVGSTDRPQPSGKEDSSGLHLEVTAQPQFAGSPARDPTRTSPGARDPHRRSPKASSVSGGSKSHHTDVPKRGGRKSGGLLSKRTSIDRSQHDILQRIYSKRRSGASEANLVVAKSWADVVKLGAKQTQAKAVKHGPQRQLSKRPRKANTPKKPVSGVHSEFSTGHANSPCTIIIGKAHLEKVNVPARPYRMLNNFVINKKVDFNEDLSGLTEMFQTPAAKVKPQTMSLRPSAFSDSEDVVRKEFQVPDSGEKPLLCTSETFGENVFPVTQNGPQEPSDTSLASPVLRRQSIRVNVNIEKTPGSGAPKATSSANRLRRSVGPRSIQMPGAGRKDEEAKMDAVENAPGRLLRKTPQREQKLEGAAKEQESYFEASENDTEPKENSEEVVAVRRSRRYSEQNQEPAADLTPLKTWQDTEPKEDLGGIQGLLRTPIRALEPKEAENKTAEKRQKSSKLELAGTPAAMSVQLETPPQKVDLEEGPLALGKPIQMPGGSTHSHGEPAGGDKNSGLFNRTPEQKLSPAEKVPGSKRRPRTPKKKNHSLEDLAGLRELFQTPSHTDKPMTGDQTTKAPCQSPLPGRGNMPASQKRWLETPPQKVGLEEEPSALRKPTQMPGESTNSHREPGGDDEDINLFNKTPGQKPNPAVTKSKRRPRTPKRKAHSLEDLAGLRELFQTPNHTDKPMADDPTTKAPSKSPLAELVNTPASRRRLCKTPPQKVDLEEEASALQKSTQMPGERPHEHREPVGGDEDIGLFKETPKQKLDPAENVAGSKRRSRTPKKKVQSLEDLVGLKELFQTPEHTPDPVTVDQTTRVPCKSPQAEPVNTPASRNRRLKTPQKVDLEEEPSALRSSTQMSGESPHEHREPVGSDVDIGLFKETPKQELDPAENVAGSKRRPRTPKKKVHSLEDLDGLRGLFQTPDHTDKQMTGDQTTKAPCKSLPAGPGNTPASQKRWLETSPQKMGLEEEPSALRKPTQMPGESTNSHREPGGDDEDINLFNKTPGQKPNPAVTKSKRRPRTPKRKAHSLEDLAGLRELFQTPNHTDKPMADDPATKAPCKSPLAALVNTPASLRRLCKTPPQKVDLEEEASALQKSTQMPGERPHEHREPVGGDEDIGLFKETPKQKLDPAENVAGSKRRPRTPKKKVQSLEDLVGLKELFQTPSHTDKPMAGDQTTKAPCQSPLPGPGNTPASKKRRLETPPQKVGLEEEPPALGKSTQMPGESPHEHTESGGEDKDIKLFNKTPEQKLKPADNVTGSKRRPRTPPKKVQSLEDLVGLKELFQTPEQTKKTTAVVKTAVVPCKSPLAETVNIPTHMKTRLKVALGKVTIEDELSAVTKPTHRPEEATRTHREPVGEDEDIRLFKETPKQKLDPAENVAGSKRRPRTPKKKVQSLEDLVGLKELFQTPDPGTGDQTTKVPCKSPRAEPVNTPANGKRWLETPPQKVDLEEEPSALRKPTRMPGESPHEHREPGGKDEDINLFKETLKRKLNPTENVTGSKKQPRTPRGNIQSVEDLVGLKELFQTPNHTDKPMTGDQTTKAPCQSPLAGPGNKPTNRRRRLKTPPQKVDLEEEPSALRKPTQLPGESPHEHREPVGGDADIGLFKETPKPKLEPVRNVSRSKRRPRTPKKKVQSLGDLAGLKELFQTTDPVTGDRTTKAPFQSPLAGPGNKPTNRRRRLKTPPQKADLKEEPSALRKPTQTPEESTHSLRESGGDDKDVKLFNRTAKQKLGPTENVTGRKNRPRVPNPTQPLEDLASFRESFPRPDHTKQWGDAGSIQGAPKQTPDGGKPVKPLARVRRAPRGKPVEDLAGHRDPVKSRSESSVSPSPKRKRGNEGGGPGTKRLRSVTPAQATAEEKPPLKKRRGAPREGRDPPEPLAAKRKLRIVAERMDVPEDLTSGKKESRTEGREVGRTTASPQQAMSLRSRRPNKTKLEEQRPEPVKAAAEKVKTDRNDKKPRKTSQQTKPQSPEGRAKSSTPAGRVRASRMCLRSTRPRKVPLPDVAEEKQREKGVGVHVKNREEEVTQRSDAMSLRSRKVKIPPGGNALESESQQRVTRSAKRCAGNIKKDEDNACIKKIRTRSRRDNEDV, from the exons GAATCTCTGCATCGAGTCTCAAGATCTAGCCTCTCTTCCGACCCTG ACGGGAAGCTTCGAGATTCCGATGCCCGTTCAAGAGCCTCTGAAGACAGTGTTTCAGGAAAGCCTCTGAAGAATGTCCAAGCAGCGGGCACGGTCTCTGGCGGCTGTGAGGACTGGGTTGCAAGCAGAACGCCTAATGTCGTTCGTCCCTCGGAACTTGCCGGAGGTAACTCCAGAAATACCACGGATGCTACAGGCAGGGATTCTAAGGAAGATTTCAGCATAACGTTAGCGAGCTGTAAAGGAGACCTGAAGCCTTTACCCTCTCCGCGGGGTCTGGAGAATGGTGCAAACAATGAATCTCCCTTTAAGAAGCTTTACGAGTCAATGAAGGAAGAGCTTGATGCAAAATCAGAAAAAGGAGATGTGCTACAGAGCGGTAAAAAATCCGGAACGCGGAGTCATCGCCCACCAGAGAAGGAATATTCCGGTGGTTTACAAGGCGGGACACAAGTCCCAGGGTCACTTAAATCCAGACCTAGGTCAGGTCGGAGCACCCAAATGAAGGCAGATCCTGCTTTGGGAGAACAAGGTATTAGCCAGACCGAGGACAGGAGACAAGGTGAGGAGGTTGTGGAGACTCCCAAGGAGACCAGGAGTCCCATCGTCCCTCCTGAGATGACAGCAACCAAGACCCTGGCACAACGTTCCCCGCAGACCTCGCGGAAACGTCAGCATGAAGACATGACGGTCGCCGGCGGAAGTGCGTCTGTGAATTTGGATCAAAAGGAAGGCTTCAGGACAGATAACAAGACGTTTACTCCTAGGAAGTCCTTAACCAGAAACCAAACACCCGCCAAAGTCGAAAACGCTGATAATTTTGGAGATACACCAGAAAACCTCTTTTCCAAAAGGAGGAGGAGTATTCCTACCAGTGTGGACATTCTTACGCCAGAACCAGAAACTCAGAATCACGCGATTTTAGCTCCGTTGCCCGTTCAAGTTGAAAGGAAGATTCCAAACAGTTCCGTCCACCAGCCTGAGAAAGCGGGCACCAGCGTGGGGCGCATGCACTCTGCATTACCTGGTCGTAGTTCAGTTGATACAAGCAACTTTGGGGAGTCCATCA ATAAGACTGAGGGAACACCCCTGAAAAGAAGGCGGGTCTCCTTTGGTGGTCGTCTGAAGCCGGAGTTATTTGATGAAAACTTACCTCCTAATACACCTCTCAAGAGAGGAGAAACACCCAGAAGGTCACTTGTAAGCCACACTCCACCTGTCCTGAAGAAAATCATCAAGGTAGGGTCAACA GACCGTCCTCAACCATCGGGAAAAGAAGATTCTTCCGGACTCCATTTGGAAGTGACTGCACAACCGCAGTTCGCGGGATCTCCAGCTCGTGATCCGACCAGGACTTCTCCAGGTGCCCGTGACCCACATCGCAGGTCACCCAAGGCGTCCTCGGTCTCCGGCGGCAGCAAATCTCATCACACGGATGTTCCgaagaggggaggcaggaagagcgGTGGCTTGCTTTCAAAGAGAACCTCCATCGACCGGAGCCAGCATGACATCTTGCAGAGGATTTACTCCAAAAGAAGGAGCGGAGCTTCTGAAGCCAATTTAGTCG TGGCAAAGTCGTGGGCGGACGTAGTGAAACTCGGGGCCAAACAGACCCAGGCTAAAGCGGTCAAACACGGCCCCCAGCGACAGCTGAGCAAAAGGCCAAGAAAAGCGAACACTCCGAAG aagcctGTTAGCGGTGTTCACAGTGAGTTTAGTACAGGCCATGCCAACTCTCCTTGTACCATAATAATAGGGAAAGCTCACCTTGAAAAAGTAAATGTGCCTGCCCGGCCCTACAGAATGCTCAACAACTTTGTCATCAACAAGAAGGTGGACTTCAATGAAGATCTGTCAG GGTTAACTGAAATGTTCCAGACTCCAGCAGCGAAAGTGAAGCCACAAACAATGAGCCTGCGTCCCAGCGCTTTCTCAGATTCAGAGGACGTTGTCAGAAAAGAGTTTCAAGTACCTGATTCGGGAGAAAAACCTCTGCTATGCACGTCAGAAACTTTTG GAGAGAATGTATTCCCCGTGACTCAGAATGGACCGCAAGAGCCGTCTGATACAAGCCTCGCGAGCCCTGTCCTCAGACGTCAGAGTATCAGAGTAAATGTGAACATTGAGAAAACTCCGGGATCGGGGGCTCCGAAGGCCACGTCAAGTGCCAACAGGCTTCGAAGGTCCGTGGGGCCCAGAAGTATACAGATGCCAGGAGCAGGGCGCAAGGACGAAGAAGCCAAGATGGACGCTGTGGAGAATGCTCCGGGACGACTTCTGAGGAAGACCCCGCAACGAGAACAGAAACTGGAGGGAGCAGCGAAGGAACAGGAGAGCTATTTTGAAGCGAGTGAGAACGATACCGAACCAAAGGAAAATTCTGAAGAGGTGGTCGCAGTGAGGAGATCGAGAAGATATTCAGAGCAAAACCAGGAACCAGCTGCAGACCTGACCCCCCTCAAAACATGGcaagacacagaacccaaggaAGACCTGGGAGGCATCCAAGGTCTCCTCCGCACGCCCATTCGTGCGCTGGAACCAAAGGAGGCTGAGAATAAAACCGCAGAAAAGCGCCAGAAATCTTCAAAGTTGGAACTAGCTGGCACGCCAGCCGCAATGAGCGTACAGCTTGAGACCCCTCCCCAGAAAGTGGACCTGGAGGAAGGGCCCCTGGCTCTCGGGAAGCCCATCCAGATGCCAGGAGGAAGCACACACTCACACGGAGAACCTGCAGGTGGTGATAAAAACAGCGGATTGTTTAATAGAACTCCAGAGCAGAAGCTGAGCCCTGCAGAAAAAGTACCTGGAAGCAAGAGGCGGCCAAGAACACCCAAGAAAAAGAATCATTCTCTAGAAGACCTGGCTGGACTCAGAGAGCTCTTTCAAACCCCAAGCCACACAGATAAACCAATGACTGGTGACCAAACCACCAAAGCACCCTGCCAATCTCCGCTACCAGGACGAGGCAACATGCCAGCGAGTCAAAAGAGGTGGCTCGAGACCCCTCCCCAGAAAGTGGGCCTGGAGGAAGAGCCCTCTGCTCTCAGGAAGCCCACCCAGATGCCAGGGGAAAGCACAAACTCACACAGAGAACCTGGAGGTGATGATGAAGACATCAACTTGTTTAACAAAACTCCAGGGCAGAAACCAAATCCTGCAGTAACCAAAAGCAAGAGGCGGCCAAGAACACCCAAGAGAAAGGCCCATTCTCTAGAAGACCTGGCTGGACTCAGAGAGCTCTTTCAGACCCCAAACCACACAGATAAACCAATGGCTGATGACCCAACTACCAAAGCACCCAGCAAATCTCCCCTAGCAGAACTAGTCAACACACCTGCAAGTCGCAGGAGGCTGTGCAAGACCCCTCCGCAGAAAGTGGACCTGGAGGAAGAAGCCTCGGCTCTCCAGAAGTCCACCCAGATGCCAGGGGAACGCCCACACGAACACAGAGAGCCAGTAGGCGGTGATGAAGACATCGGATTGTTCAAGGAAACCCCAAAGCAGAAACTGGACCCTGCAGAAAATGTAGCTGGAAGCAAGAGGCGGTCAAGAACACCCAAGAAAAAGGTCCAGTCCCTAGAAGACCTGGTTGGCCTCAAAGAGCTTTTCCAAACCCCAGAGCACACTCCAGACCCTGTGACTGTTGACCAAACCACCAGAGTTCCCTGCAAATCTCCACAAGCAGAACCAGTCAACACGCCAGCAAGTAGAAATAGGCGGCTCAAGACCCCTCAGAAAGTGGACCTGGAGGAAGAGCCCTCTGCTCTCAGGAGTTCCACCCAGATGTCAGGGGAAAGCCCACACGAACACAGAGAGCCAGTAGGCAGTGATGTAGACATCGGATTGTTCAAGGAAACCCCAAAGCAGGAACTGGACCCTGCAGAAAATGTAGCTGGAAGCAAGAGGCGGCCAAGAACACCCAAGAAAAAGGTCCATTCTCTAGAAGACCTGGATGGACTTAGAGGGCTCTTCCAAACACCAGACCACACAGATAAACAAATGACTGGTGACCAAACTACCAAAGCACCCTGCAAATCTCTGCCAGCAGGACCAGGCAACACGCCAGCGAGTCAAAAAAGGTGGCTCGAGACCTCTCCGCAGAAAATGGGCCTGGAGGAAGAGCCCTCTGCTCTCAGGAAACCCACCCAGATGCCAGGGGAAAGCACAAACTCACACAGAGAACCTGGAGGTGATGATGAAGACATCAACTTGTTTAACAAAACTCCAGGGCAGAAACCAAATCCTGCAGTAACTAAAAGCAAGAGGCGGCCAAGAACACCCAAGAGAAAGGCCCATTCTCTAGAAGACCTGGCTGGACTCAGAGAGCTCTTTCAGACCCCAAACCACACAGATAAACCAATGGCTGATGACCCAGCTACCAAAGCACCCTGCAAATCTCCCCTAGCAGCGCTAGTCAACACACCCGCAAGTCTCAGGAGGCTGTGCAAGACCCCTCCGCAGAAAGTGGACCTGGAGGAAGAAGCCTCGGCTCTCCAGAAGTCCACCCAGATGCCAGGGGAACGCCCACACGAACACAGAGAGCCAGTAGGCGGTGATGAAGACATCGGATTGTTCAAGGAAACCCCAAAGCAGAAACTGGACCCTGCAGAAAATGTAGCTGGAAGCAAGAGGCGGCCAAGAACACCCAAGAAAAAGGTCCAGTCTTTAGAAGACCTGGTTGGCCTCAAAGAGCTTTTCCAAACACCAAGCCACACAGATAAGCCAATGGCTGGTGACCAAACCACCAAAGCACCCTGCCAATCTCCACTACCAGGACCAGGCAACACGCCAGCAAGTAAAAAGAGGCGGCTCGAGACCCCTCCCCAGAAAGTGGGCCTGGAGGAAGAGCCCCCAGCTCTCGGGAAGTCCACCCAGATGCCAGGGGAAAGCCCGCACGAACACACAGAATCAGGAGGTGAGGATAAAGACATTAAATTGTTTAACAAAACTCCAGAGCAGAAACTGAAACCTGCAGACAACGTAACTGGAAGCAAGAGGCGGCCAAGAACACCCCCAAAAAAGGTCCAGTCCCTAGAGGACCTGGTTGGCCTCAAAGAGCTTTTCCAAACCCCAGAGCAAACCAAGAAAACAACAGCTGTTGTCAAAACCGCAGTAGTGCCCTGCAAATCTCCGCTAGCAGAAACAGTCAACATACCAACCCACATGAAGACACGACTCAAGGTAGCTCTGGGGAAGGTCACCATAGAGGATGAGCTCTCAGCTGTCACGAAGCCTACCCACAGGCCAGAGGAagccacacgcacacacagagaaCCAGTAGGGGAAGATGAAGACATCAGATTGTTCAAGGAAACTCCAAAGCAGAAACTGGACCCTGCAGAAAATGTAGCTGGAAGCAAGAGGCGGCCAAGAACGCCCAAGAAAAAGGTCCAGTCCCTAGAAGACCTGGTTGGTCTCAAAGAGCTTTTCCAAACCCCAGACCCAGGGACTGGTGACCAAACCACCAAAGTTCCCTGTAAATCTCCACGAGCAGAACCAGTCAACACACCAGCAAATGGAAAGAGGTGGCTCGAGACCCCTCCCCAGAAAGTGGACCTGGAGGAAGAGCCCTCAGCTCTCAGGAAGCCCACCCGGATGCCAGGGGAAAGCCCACACGAACACAGAGAACCTGGAGGTAAGGATGAAGACATCAATTTGTTTAAGGAAACCCTAAAGCGGAAACTGAACCCTACAGAAAATGTAACTGGAAGCAAAAAGCAGCCAAGAACACCCAGGGGGAACATCCAGTCTGTAGAAGACCTGGTTGGCCTCAAAGAGCTTTTCCAAACACCAAACCACACAGATAAGCCAATGACTGGTGACCAAACCACCAAAGCACCCTGCCAATCTCCACTAGCAGGACCAGGCAACAAGCCAACCAATAGAAGGAGGCGGCTCAAGACCCCTCCCCAGAAAGTGGACCTGGAGGAAGAACCCTCAGCTCTCAGGAAGCCCACCCAGCTGCCAGGGGAAAGCCCACATGAACACAGAGAACCCGTAGGTGGTGATGCAGACATCGGATTGTTCAAGGAAACCCCAAAGCCGAAACTGGAGCCTGTGAGAAATGTATCTAGAAGCAAGAGGCGGCCAAGAACACCCAAGAAAAAGGTCCAGTCCTTAGGAGACCTGGCTGGTCTCAAAGAGCTTTTCCAAACCACAGACCCAGTGACTGGTGACCGAACCACCAAAGCACCCTTCCAATCTCCGCTTGCAGGACCAGGCAACAAGCCTACCAATAGAAGGAGGCGGCTCAAAACCCCTCCCCAGAAAGCTGATCTTAAGGAAGAGCCCTCAGCTCTCAGGAAGCCCACCCAAACGCCAGAGGAAAGCACTCACTCGCTCAGAGAATCAGGAGGTGATGATAAAGACGTTAAATTGTTTAATAGAACTGCAAAGCAGAAACTGGGCCCCACAGAAAATGTAACGGGCAGGAAAAATCGGCCAAGAGTGCCAAACCCCACCCAACCCCTGGAAGACCTGGCCAGTTTCAGAGAGTCCTTCCCGAGGCCAGATCACACCAAGCAATGGGGTGATGCTGGTAGCATCCAGGGAGCTCCAAAGCAAACACCAGACGGAGGGAAACCCGTGAAACCCCTAGCAAGAGTCCGTAGGGCCCCTCGAGGAAAGCCCGTGGAAGATCTGGCGGGCCACCGAGACCCTGTAAAATCTCGGAGTGAAAGCAGCGTTTCCCCGTCCCCAAAGAGAAAACGAGGAAACGAGGGAGGTGGCCCAGGAACAAAGAGGCTGCGCTCTGTGACACCTGCCCAGGCCACTGCCGAAGAGAAGCCTCCCCTGAAGAAAAGAAGGGGGGCCCCCAGAGAAGGACGTGACCCCCCTGAGCCCCTGGCCGCAAAGAGAAAGCTAAGGATTGTAGCGGAAAGGATGGACGTCCCGGAGGACCTGACCAGCGGCAAGAAGGAAAGCAGGACAGAGGGGCGAGAAGTAGGAAGGACGACGGCCTCTCCACAACAG GCGATGTCTCTCCGCTCGAGACGGCCAAATAAAACCAAGCTCGAAGAGCAGAGGCCCGAGCCTGTTAAAGCAGCAGCAGAGAAAGTGAAGACAGACAGAAATGACAAGAAGCCCCGGAAGACCTCCCAACAGACGAAGCCACAAAGCCCTGAAGGCAGAGCCAAGAGTTCTACACCTGCGGGCCGGGTCCGTGCAAGCAGAATGTGTCTACGGTCTACAAGACCGAGGAAGGTGCCCTTGCCTGACGTGGCAGAGGAGAAGCAAAGGGAGAAAGGTGTGGGTGTCCACGTGAAGAATCGGGAGGAAGAAGTAACACAACGTTCAGACGCCATGTCTTTGAGATCCAGAAAAGTTAAGATCCCTCCTGGAGGAAATGCTTTGGAGAGTGAATCCCAACAGCGAGTAACTCGGAGTGCCAAGAGATGTGCTGGAAATATAAAAAAG GATGAGGACAATGCGTGCATCAAGAAAATAAGAACCAGAAGTCGTCGGGACAATGAAGATGTTTAG